The sequence below is a genomic window from Bacteroidales bacterium MB20-C3-3.
ATTCCCGGAGCTGATAAACTATGTAACAAGAGAATACACATTTCGAAGCGTGTTAGAAACGCCGTTAATAGTAGTTATTGAGGCTTCTTGGCTAAAAGAGAGCGCATCCGGAAACTCCTACAATTGGCACATTAAAGAAAAGGACTCAAAAAGAGTAGCTGCTGCAAAAGGAGCTGGAGTAGCAAGAAATCAGGAAACAGGCAGAAAGATAGTTGAGATGCTCAAATATCACGGTGTTGAAGTGGTGGAGATATACCCTTTACGCAAGTGTTGGAGCGGGCCTGATGGCAAGATTACGCAAGGCGAGATTGAGCAGTTCATACCTGAATTCCCTAAAAAAAGCAATCAGGAGACAAGGGATTCTGCTCTATTAGCGTGGAATTATGCTGAGTTACCAATAAGGATTAAAGTACAACCAAAACTGAAATAATCATGAAGAACTACAACGGAAAAGCAATTTATCAGCCAAAAGGCAAAGCTGCTGAGTATGCGAAATGGGCCTGCAATTTTTATGTTGGCTGCTCAAACGGCTGTACTTACTGCTATTTGAAAAAAGGCAGGGGGGCGAAGATCCTGGGGGGTGATAAGCCGACATTAAAGAAGTGTTTCAAAGACGAAAAACATGCAATAGAAGTATTTAATAAAGAACTCCAAGCGAACCTTCCGGAGCTGCAAAAACATGGCCTGTTTTTCAGTTTCACAACCGATCCGATGTTGCCGGAGACAATAGGACTTACCGAATACGCTATTGATATGGCAACAGACTTTCGTGTTCCCGTTAAAATACTAACCAAGCGAGCAGACTGGATAGATTGCCTATTACCAAGATTGCCGGTAAATATGCATAATATGTACGCTTTTGGTTTCACCCTTACCGGCCATGATGAGCTTGAGCTATGTGCGTCAACCAACCAGGAGCGTATTGAAGCAATGAAAAAGCTACATGATGCTGGATTTAAAACCTTTGCTTCCATTGAGCCGATAATTGATTTCAAGAGCAGTTTTAAAATGGTTCAACAAACAAAAGGGTTTTGCGACTTGTACAAGGTGGGGTTAGAAAGTGGGAAAAAGTACGATATAATTGATGCGCAGACATTCGTTGAGCGATTAAGTGAGATAGCGGAAGAGCCTAAAATATATCTCAAGGAGTCCCTGCAAAAGCTGACTCGGTATGCACCCGGAATGCTTGGAGAAAATTTCGTTTCAAAAGACTACAACATTTTTAATCAATAATAATAACCAATGAAAACCAAATACCGAGTAAAGCGAACAGCTATAAATGTATATCAGCCTCAGAAAAAATGGATGTTCTGGTGGGTAAACCTAGACAAAGCATATACAAGCCTGGGAGAGGCAACTAAAGCAATTAATATCCATCATGCCAAAATAATGGCTAAACACAATAAAAACACTTATAACAATGAACGCAAAAGTATTAATAACAGATTATAGAGACGGAAGGAAACCTATGCCTATCAGGGTTTATATGGAGAAAGACTTCTCTCAGGCAGAGAGAGACTTGCAATTAATGAAAACCTTTGGGGACGAATCAAGAAACTGGTTTCTTGAGGACGCTGAAGTTTATGGGACAGAATAACACTATAAAACAATGGAAGAGAAACTAACTATTTTGATTGAAAAACTGGCTGCCCAACTAGGCGAAACAACAGAGGCAACTTGGGGAATCCTAGTTGCACAGGCGAAGATAGCTGCAATAACAAATTTTGTTGCAGGAGGAATATTCATTTTACTAGCAATCGTTAGCATATGGCTTGGATATCGTATTCAGAGAGCGGAGAAGGTAAATAATGATCCAGAGAAGGTCGGAATTGGAATTGGGATTTTATTTGCATTAATTTTCCTCGCTCTTTCGCTTGCTTTTATTATTCCCGCAATTACAGCAACATTTAATCCCGAATATTGGGCCTTGTCTAAGCTGATTGGCTTGGACTGATTAGGGTCGTTTAAAACATACTTACAAACAAAACTATTATGACAACAGAAGAAATAATTAATGCAGCCATTGAATTAGTTGATTACGGAACTGGTCAACACAATGCAGATAGTCCAATTGAGTGCTTCAAAAAAGGGGCAGAATTTATGGACAACCACTGGCAAGAAAAACAAGGTGGATTCCAGTTGAGGAAAGATTGCCTGATATAAGAGAAAATGAGTACCCTATTTATGCAAAAAACGAGAAAGAAAAAAATGACTATGCCATTCTTGTAATTGATGACCAATTATCTCTTGAGTATCTTAAAAAAGTTTTTACCCATTGGAAAGAAATTGAATTATGAGTAAGCCAATCCAAATCCATAAGTTTGAACAACCCATTTACCCTTATACAATATGGGTTGCGATTAATAAAACACCGCAATTCATATCTGAGACATTCACTGAGGAAGATAAGAGTGAAATCGTGTTTATAGAAGAGGACAATCACAAAGCCCATGCGTTTACCATGACTGTAATGAGTAAGGATAAGAAAGAATACGGCACTTTGCTATATTTCAGAAGCAAAATTAGTATGACAAGCAAGGTTATCGCACATGAATCTGTTCATGCAGCGAAGAACCTCTTTAAACACATTGGAGCCGATATAGCCCCACATGAACCATTTGAATATATTGTTGGATGGATCGCCGAATGTTGCGATGTAGTAAGAAAATGGAAAAATAAAACAAAAGTATCTAGTGATTAACTAAAGAGCAAGGGCGGCCAAAATTATTGTTAAGTTTTGTGTATATGTTTAACCAGGTCGCCTTTGTTTTTGATATAAGAACAACAGTAACTATGAAAGAAAATTTAAAAAAGTTAATTGAAAAAATTCAAAGCCACATATACTTATATGATTGGCTTAAACCTATTGTATGCAGGTTTTTTGGCCATGATGTTATGGCTAGATACATGGTTTACCAGCAAGAGAAAATAATCAAGAATCACGACAAAACTCACATCAAGCTGATAAAGCACAGGTACGATCCGTATTTTGTATACTCATGTAAGAGATGTGGTAAGAAACTTGGATCTAAGAAACTTGCAAGACAACTAACCAGAGAGCAGGCTGAGAAATTCAGTAGAGAAAAATTACAACAAATAAAAGCGTACAAAGAGTATAAAAAGGAGGGGAAGTGAATACAGTAATAATTCCCGAATTCCTTTATCATATAACACCGCACAAAAACCTTGATAAGATTTTAGTAGAGGGGCTATTACCCGACACGAAAAATAGAGGAATATGTGTTTTAAATAGCAGAGAGCAGAAGCGGCGTTTGGCAAAGAAATATGGTATGCAACCCATATTTCTAACAACTAACCCCAAACTAGTAATAGGCACACAAGCTGGGTTGAAATGGGTAAAAACATACAATCCAGTGCTCCTTAAAATTGATACTGCAAACCTAATACTTGAAGATGAATTTGATTATCTTAAAGAGAAGTGGGACAAGCAATATATATCATACGAGGCAGCAATCAAGGCGCACCCGCTCGGAGTTCACTATATTTGCAGACATCCTATTCCCAAAGAGTCTATTAAGCAAGTGACGCCTATTTCGCTTTAACCACACCATTCCTGACAAAACGATTGTAGAGCTCCGGAAACGAAATCAAACCCGACAAGTGATTGTTAAGCCAAAAGCGATACAATTCTTGCCGGGTTATTTCTTTAATCTTTCCATCGGGGCCAATAACCATATTACAATGGTTTTTTAAACTTTAAATAAAACCTGATGACAAAATACACTGCCTGAGCAATAAAAATACCTAGTAACCACCAACACCATTCAGGCACAACCTCCCTTATAATCGTATCTCCCTTAACCGGGTATGGCCTATCAACACTATCAATCTGCTTAATGATTTTGTCTTTATAAGGGACCTTAAACGGAACATCCTGCTTCTTCTCTTCTAGGGAGTGATTTAAATACCCCGCAGAATCAACAGAAGCGGTTGTTTTTGCCCACTTATTCTCTAGGACAGATGTTGTGTCCTTTACTCTGTTGTATTGAATATTGCCCTCAATGGGCACGTAAATAGTTGTATCTCTCAGAACCTCCTTTTCAATATACTCAGTCCTGACTCTCTCGATCAGCTTTGGGCTACACCCTATTAGGAGTAAGCTAACTATAAACAAAATTATTTTTTTCATTACATGCACCATCTACAGGCATCCTTCTTATCTTTTTTGATTATTCTCATAGCTTTTCGCTTTGAGATATAGTGGCAGTTGCGCATAGTTTCAAATTGGCAACTTTGATGAATATTTTTGGTGTCATGCACCTCTCCTGTTTTCTTGTTATAAATATATCTATAACCAAGCGCTTCAAGCAAAATGTTATGTTTCATAATTATTTAATTTCAATTTTAGCAGTAGGATCCAAATATTTAAATTCAAGGCAAACGCCATTTTTCCAATAGCCGCCTGTTCCATAGCTGAAATGCAAGTGTGGCCCTGTGGATCTTCCGGTATTGCCGCTTTTAGCAATCAAGTGTCCTTTCTTAATAACTACTCCGGTTCTAACCAGTATCTCCCCAAGGTGGCAAAAGCCAAACCTGTCATTAGTAGCTATCTCTCTTAGGATTATAGTTTTACCTCCTGTTTCGTGGTCGTAAGTTTGTGCTACAACACAATCACCGGGAGAAAAAACAGGTGTTCCAATGGGACACGCAATATCAACTCCATTGTGAAAAGAGCTTTTTACTTTTGTGACCGGATGAACTCTATATCCAAACTTGCTCGTTATCCTCCCCTCGCAGACTTTCATAATCGTAAATATTAAGTAGGGGCCTATGGTTTAAACAGGCCCCATCGTCAATTATAAATTACTCCCATGTAGCAGTTACAAGGGCGGCTCTTTCCCATGTATTATCAGCAACACAATGGTATATAAACCCACCTCCAATGACAATTTGGCCAGCCTTTCCTGATGCTGTAGCAGATGCCGGCACAGGGGTAGCTATGTCTGGTTTCTTTGCTAGCTCAGCCTTTAGAAGTATTAAGTCAGGGTATTCATTCCCAGTAGGTTCTGCTGGCATCTCAGATACCTTGTTATTCAACAATTCTCTGTCTCCCAAGGTTTCCTCTTCAAAATTCTCTGCAAAGTCTCTTGCCGGCTTCTGTAGGAAAGCAAGGAATTCAGCCTGTGTGCCATCTGGGTTATCTTCAAGCCACATCTCAAACGGACTTAGAGGAACCTGTTTAAGGTCCAAGTTGAACGATATTGCTCCCACTCCCATATTTAGCACCATTTGGCCAGGATCATCAAGCTCTTCAACCGGAAGGGCAAACTTAGGATCTATACAAACTAAGTCAGAGTTTCTTCCAATCTTAGTAGTGCTATCCTTTCTCATGTAGATAACGATTGGGCAGGATGTGGTTATTAACTTCTCAGACTTCGCCTCTGGTAAAAAGAGCCTGAAAGTGTACTCGTCTATGGCCTCAATGACGGGAACCTGTCCCTGTATTGTTGCCTTGATGTCGTATCCTGTTATCTCCTGTCTTACTGCAGGGGCTTCAACTGTTGGGGTTGCAAAAACAATATTTAAGCTCTCCCCTCTAAAAAAATACTTGCTCATCTTATTTTAGTTTAAAAATTAATGTGTACTATCATTTTTAAGGCTTAAAAGTTCCTAGCTTTGGTTTTCTGACTCTGCACCCGGTGTTTATACATAGATTTTCCTCCGCATACTCAGCACGACCAAGTGTTTCGTTTAGCCTTTTCTCCATTTCTTTTACCTGATTTTTTAGCTCAGTAAGAGCGTCATCGTATTCCTCCATCTTTGCCCGGAGCTCGTCGTTAATAATTGAGATGGCCCTATTTCTTTGCTCGGACGCAACTAACTGCTCGCCTTGCAAGTCGAGGAGATTCCGGATATTGTCAAGGTTCAGACCGTCAGCTCTGGCTCCCTCCTGTTCTGCTTCCGCGCTTACCTTGTTTGCCTCCGCCCTTAACTTCTTCTTCATTGATCGAAGTGAGAAGAATTGGAAAATTGTTGTCCCTGCGAATAGCGACGAAGCTATAATTGAGATGATTGTTATTGTTGTCTCCATAACAGTGTTCAAATTAAGTACCCTACCATTAGGGATAGGCACAGATTTATAATTAGAGCATTACAATCAACTGTATTAAGAGTCCTCCTAAAATTGTTGCAACCAGGCCTGGCCAATTGTGTTTGCCGTTTCTTTTGGTAAATGCAATAACAATTAACCCCATCATCAAAGCCGGGAACAATGCAAATTCAATTTCCAACAAGACTCCAAACAGGAGAGAAATGTAGGTTGAGATAATAAAGCACCACAGTGTTCTTGACTCGTGAAGCTCTTTGACAAATGCCTCTAAAAAATTTAAAATAAAATTTTTCATGTTATTTATTAATTAGTGTTTGTAATATGTGATAGTGCGCTTAGATGCTCTGAGCTTAGGCGATTTTGCGCTACTATCTCTTTCTTCCCGCCTGTATCGATAATATCTTTTTTTGGCCTTAACAATAAATACAGTTCATCTGATGTGAGCAACTCAATACTGATAGGCTCCTCTTCCATGAGTATGTCCTTTTCGGCCTCACTATACCTGTTATTCCATATTTGAGATACTATTTTTATTCTGGATTGTAGATTGAGAACCATTTTGTCGTCTACTCGTTCTTGACACAACTGAGCCTGTAATTCGGCCTT
It includes:
- a CDS encoding radical SAM protein, which codes for MKNYNGKAIYQPKGKAAEYAKWACNFYVGCSNGCTYCYLKKGRGAKILGGDKPTLKKCFKDEKHAIEVFNKELQANLPELQKHGLFFSFTTDPMLPETIGLTEYAIDMATDFRVPVKILTKRADWIDCLLPRLPVNMHNMYAFGFTLTGHDELELCASTNQERIEAMKKLHDAGFKTFASIEPIIDFKSSFKMVQQTKGFCDLYKVGLESGKKYDIIDAQTFVERLSEIAEEPKIYLKESLQKLTRYAPGMLGENFVSKDYNIFNQ
- a CDS encoding M23 family metallopeptidase, giving the protein MKVCEGRITSKFGYRVHPVTKVKSSFHNGVDIACPIGTPVFSPGDCVVAQTYDHETGGKTIILREIATNDRFGFCHLGEILVRTGVVIKKGHLIAKSGNTGRSTGPHLHFSYGTGGYWKNGVCLEFKYLDPTAKIEIK